From one Chryseobacterium sp. 3008163 genomic stretch:
- the menA gene encoding 1,4-dihydroxy-2-naphthoate octaprenyltransferase, producing the protein MSDWIKAARLRTLPLSLSGIIMGSFIAKWRLWGEGGTWDWKIFALALLVTLLYQVLSNYANDYGDGVKGTDAKRIGEAEARAVASGKITAKQMKNAVILFSVLSFVATVALLYLAFIPDFMNEFYIFIGLGVASILAAIGYTVGKKPYGYMGLGDVFVFIFFGLVSVCGSYFLFTKTFSWDMLLPGAAVGMMSMAVLNLNNMRDIESDRLSGKNSLALRMGFRNAMIYEMVLLQFPLILILIFLAMNGFIQSKQYYVFIVMILLLPLAKLRRKIMEVKEPKELDPFLKQVGIITFIMAVLTAFGLNFFS; encoded by the coding sequence ATGTCAGATTGGATAAAAGCTGCAAGGCTTAGAACATTACCGCTCTCTCTGAGCGGAATTATCATGGGGTCATTCATCGCAAAATGGAGACTTTGGGGCGAAGGCGGCACCTGGGACTGGAAAATCTTTGCATTGGCACTTTTAGTGACGCTATTGTATCAGGTTTTATCAAACTATGCCAATGATTATGGCGATGGTGTGAAAGGTACCGATGCAAAAAGAATAGGCGAGGCAGAAGCAAGAGCAGTAGCCTCCGGAAAAATTACGGCAAAGCAGATGAAAAATGCAGTTATTCTATTTTCTGTTTTATCTTTTGTAGCGACGGTTGCGCTTTTATATTTGGCTTTCATTCCAGATTTTATGAATGAGTTTTACATCTTCATTGGTTTGGGTGTGGCGAGTATTTTGGCGGCAATTGGTTACACGGTTGGCAAAAAACCTTATGGTTATATGGGATTGGGAGACGTTTTTGTTTTCATTTTCTTTGGTTTGGTATCGGTTTGCGGAAGTTATTTTCTTTTCACCAAAACATTCAGCTGGGATATGCTTTTACCGGGAGCCGCTGTAGGAATGATGAGTATGGCGGTTTTAAACCTGAATAATATGCGTGATATTGAAAGCGACAGATTATCGGGTAAAAACAGTCTTGCATTGAGAATGGGCTTTAGAAATGCAATGATTTACGAAATGGTTTTGTTGCAGTTTCCTTTGATTTTGATCCTAATTTTTTTAGCAATGAACGGTTTCATTCAATCTAAGCAATATTATGTTTTCATCGTGATGATTCTTCTATTGCCTCTTGCAAAACTGAGAAGAAAAATAATGGAAGTGAAAGAGCCTAAAGAACTTGACCCTTTCTTAAAGCAAGTCGGGATTATCACATTTATAATGGCCGTTCTTACCGCTTTCGGACTTAACTTTTTTAGTTAA
- a CDS encoding metal-dependent hydrolase, with protein MKIQYLGQNCFLFTYKEITILCDPFYNYKKAESGFDISAQKIDYILITHAHGDHIADVGEVLQHYPEATIIGQPEICAYFKDAQNKDDVNLGGSAKIGDLKISMVPAHHTSSFPDGSYGGVPAGYIFRLPEGKNVYLAGDTGVMADMQLFPALYGHLDLSILPIGGHYTMCSRKAAFAASELLKTPKVIGCHFDTFPAIEIDHENAVKNFSDKNVELILPKLGESFDI; from the coding sequence ATGAAAATACAATACTTAGGACAAAACTGTTTCTTGTTCACTTACAAAGAAATAACAATTCTTTGTGATCCTTTTTACAATTACAAAAAAGCAGAATCAGGATTTGATATTTCGGCTCAGAAAATCGATTATATTTTGATCACTCATGCCCACGGTGATCACATTGCTGACGTCGGAGAGGTTTTGCAACACTATCCTGAAGCTACCATTATTGGCCAGCCAGAAATCTGTGCATACTTCAAAGATGCTCAAAATAAAGATGATGTAAATTTAGGTGGATCAGCGAAAATCGGTGATTTGAAAATCTCTATGGTTCCGGCTCATCATACAAGTTCATTCCCTGACGGAAGTTATGGTGGAGTTCCTGCAGGATATATTTTCAGGCTTCCTGAAGGTAAAAACGTGTATTTGGCTGGTGATACCGGAGTAATGGCAGATATGCAGTTATTTCCTGCATTGTATGGTCATTTAGATCTTTCAATCCTTCCGATTGGTGGTCATTACACGATGTGTTCAAGAAAAGCGGCTTTTGCAGCATCAGAATTATTGAAAACTCCAAAAGTAATCGGATGTCATTTTGATACTTTCCCGGCAATTGAGATTGATCATGAGAATGCTGTGAAAAATTTTAGTGATAAAAATGTTGAATTGATTCTTCCAAAATTGGGCGAAAGTTTCGATATATAA